Part of the Coregonus clupeaformis isolate EN_2021a chromosome 31, ASM2061545v1, whole genome shotgun sequence genome, ATTATCTTAATGTttcttattattaaactcaccttctgcacctgcttcctgactccctgcgtataCGTTACATTCCATttacccctcatcaatctacatacaataccccataatgacaaagcaaaaacaggtttttaaaaatgtttacaaatgtataaaaaaacaacaacataaaaaccttatttacataagtattcagaccctttgctatgagactcgaaattgagctcaggtgcatcctgtttccattgatcatccttgagatgtttctacaacttgactgaagtccacctgtggtcaattgattggcacaaacctgtctatacaaggtcccacagttgacagtgcatgttagagcaaaaaccaagccatgaggtcgaaggaattgtccgtagagctccgagacagaactgtgtcgaggcacagatctggagaagggaaccaaaacatttctgcagcattgaaggtccccaagaacacagtggcctccatcattcttaaatggaagaagtttggaaccacgaagactcttcctagagctggccgcccggccaaactgatctatcaggagagaagggccttggtcagggaggtgaccaagaacctgatggtcactgacagagctccagagttcctctgtggagacgggagaaacttccagaaggacaaccatctctgcagcactccaccaatcaggcctttatggtagattggccagacggaagccactcctcagtaaaaggcacatgacagcccacttggagtttgccaaaaggcacctaaaggactctcagcccatgagaaacaagattctatggtctgatgaaaccaagattgaactctttggcctgaatgccaagcgtcatatctggaggaaaccttgcaccatccctacggtgaagcatggtggtggcatcatcatgctgtggggatgtttttcattagcagggactgggagactagtcaagatcgagggaaagattaacagagcaaagtacagagagatcattgatgaaaacctgctccagagagctcagattggggtgaaggttcaccttccaacaggacaacaaccctaagctcacagccaagacaatgcaggagtttctgaatgtccttgagtggcccagccagagcccggacttgaacccgatctaacatatctggagagacccgaaaatagctgtgcagcgacgttccccatccaacttgacagagcttgagaggatctgcagagaagaatgggagaatctccacaaatacaggtttgccaagcttgtagcgtcatacccaagaagactcgaggctgtaatcgctaccaaaggtacttcaacaaagtactgagtaaagtgtctgaatacttatgcaaatctgatatttcagttttttatttgttataaatttgcaaaaatttctaaaaacctgtttttgctttgatattatggggcattatgtgtagattgatgagggacaaaatgtattgtatccattttagaataaggctgtactttacgaatgcactgtataggaccttccacccccacctgggatctggatgcctgatgaagacctaaAGGTCGAACCATCGTAACAATAAAATCACCTGGGAGCATGAAGAATCCAGCCACGCAGCCATTCAGTTATTTTTATACACGCGTGAACAAGCATGCTTACGCTGGAAATAGAACGCatggaagtcaatgagagaaaaCAGACGAGTCGCGAGCATCAATGGTGTTACAGGCAGCAAGTCTATTTTTCTTGCATCTATGTGGAGCAATGCTGGTAAAATGAGCTGTCAGAAATTGACTGTTTGTGCATTGATACCTCTGGAATTGTAAAATGTATAGTTAAAAAGTTTAACTGCAAGCCTACATGATATATAGGCTAATCTCggaaacccagaactaaaatcttgcataACTGACTCAGATGCTTGATTAAGTTCTGGGGGGAGGTGTGTTAGAAAAGATACTAGAACGAGGAGCGGAAGCAGCGTGGTAGCTCCACCCCCATCTCTCTGCAAGTTTCAGGCAAATCTATGGGCCAAATTTCCCTCTCCCCTTCAGATATTTCAAAGATGCGAGCACCTGCAAAACCGGGATTTGTCAAAATGATCAGTAATGGAAAATCTGCGCACAGGTGTTATGATAATGATAGTTTGTCGACACTTATGGTTTGTCTGGACTTGTGGCTCGATAGCTTAGGTCTACAGCTCTATCTGGTTGTCGCGTCAGGGACTACAGTTGTTGAGAACTGTACCATTTTAGCTAAGCGTAACCCCAGGtagctcctctgtagctcaactggtagagcacggcgcttgaaacaccaaggtagtgggttcgagccccgggaccacccatacacaaaaaaaatttatgcatgcatgactgtaagtcgctttggataaaagcgtctgctaaatggcatattattattattattattagtggttaagagcgttgtgccagtaaccgaaaggttgctggttctaaaccccgagccgactaggtgaaaaatctgtcgatgtgcccttgagcaaggcacttaaccctaattgctcctgtaagtcactctggataagagcgcctgctaaattactcaaaaaaataataataaattttttttttcctaacctgctacatttgttctcctaacctgctgcgttagttctcctaacctgctatgtaaacaaacCATCAGTATCACCACACCGGATACTGTTCCACAAGTTCCTCGTTAGTCGTCGCATCCCACAGTCAGACGCTATGGTACCATTAATGTTACATacgtctgtccacgagagattatgtATAGGCTAGTAGTGGTTATGAAAAACGGTGCAACGACATTCAACATTTATCAACTGGATTGGGTTTCGGAATTATATATCACGTTGTCAATGTCATTTGTTGACAGTATCATCATTTTTGATTACAGCCAACTGCCAGTTCAGACAACGTGCATGGTTATTAATGGTTCGAATGAATCAAATCTGGTCTAGAGATTGAGTGGGTTGTTTGTAGAAAGGGAATTAGAGGAATTGTTATGATCTAACTTACTTTACTAAGCAAATATGTATTGTTAAAACATTTATTGGGCTGCAGCCTGTAGGTTATGGTTTATCTGACAAATAGGCTACCTATTTGAAAACAATGCAATAGCCTACCTGTGTTGATTTAAGTCATGTGCGTATAGCCTAGGCAAGGGCTGGAAATCTTGAGGAATGAGGTAAAGTCAATTCAGTGTTTTAAATTTAAAATTCAAACAATTGAAAAACATTTGACATTATTTGCTTATCCTTTATTGAGAGTAGATTGTCTTTTTTCAATTATTGAATAGGagtttcagtttacttcctgaattaacTGTCTTTAATGCAAATTTAGCCCAAACCCACCCTCCACACCATCCCCGCTTCCCTGTCCTCCCTACCCCTAGCTTCCCTGTCTGAGCCCCTGCCACAGCCTCCTGTGGAGCTCCTGTCTCAGGAGGTCTCGCTCCTTGCGGATGCCCTGCAGCACGGTACGGTTCTCCTGGGCACGGCGCACCAGGTAGGGCAGGGTGTCGTCCACCGAGCCATACGGCACCGACTTGTACACCGAGTAACCCTGCTGGGCTAGGGGGAGGAGATAAGGGGGAAAGGTGGAGAAAAAGAGACACAGAcgcaaaggacagagagagacagagggaaaggacAAGGAGATAAAGAGAGGTGGTTGAAGGGATAGAGGGgggacaggagaaagagagagagaggcaggagagagggacagagaaaggaCAAATAAGTaaagagggaggggttagagaggatgggtgggagagaggagaggaagaggaaaggatagagagaggcagagaaacaaGGAAAGATGGATAGGGGAAGAAAAAAAGTGAATATTATTCACAAAACTATCTTAATGTGTGTAGCTAAGCAAGGTAAGGCAGAATAGGGACTTGAGTTTCTTTGACGATACACTTGAATATAAGTTGAATTTGAAGGGAGAAAGGAAGCTTACCGAGAGTGAGAGACACATGGTCACACATCCCCAACAGCTGACCAAAACACACAGATCCACCATCTTTGTCTATTCCCAGCTCTCCCATCCTTAGGACAGATGTCACAATACCAATTCAATGTCATGTAATGCATGTGCTGCATTAGAGGCTTTACAGAACTTTTGCCTCATGGGGTGCTCTTGAGCCAAAAGAGGGTCCCCTAAATGGACAGGAATATTTCTAAATTTGAGGTAAGAAATTAATAAATAAACTTCCGCACAGCCTCTTAAAAAAAATTAAGTGAATGATATAAATAATCTTACCGTTGAACTGCACGCCTTACGGACTCCTCGTTGTGCGTGGCAACTATGATCCGATAGCGCTCAGGGTCCTGGGAGATGAGTTCCAGCAGGATGTCCAACGAGCCGTTATAACTACAGGAGCACAACAACATTATGGAGATACACAGTGGCATGTTGTGACATAGCATTATCATATCAATGATAGTTCTAAAAGAACATATCATAACAAGACCTTTAATGGTTAAAAATATTCCCAATAATCTATCATTTCCCGCAAaatgtgcacttgttcacttccgtTCATGGATTTCAAATGAAAGGACTGGAATAAGagatatggtggaaactccctctaaTCCAGGCTAACACCaatccagtgcttaatttgagacggatcctgccggaacaggatccggcacctctcagaTTTTACTTTGTTTGTTCCAGCACCTCTCGAGGCATGATTTATTCATTTTTTCACTGTTCGCACTGTAGACATTGTAATAAAAGCGATCAGTGTTAAATCAAGTTACCTCCTCGTTATTTCTCCCACCCCCCAGAAAGACCATCATGCAAAAGCACGTGACCATTCTGTGTAATCATCCTATCCTGCTACACTgattccagacctgctctcttatttgTACATAGAGGTTATGGGGAGGGCCGGTGGGGTAAGTAACTGATCTTGACACATATCTTGGCAGTGGTGGTCAGCTAGTCGTCTCCCTACTGAATTTGAATCGTGGGAAAGCCTATTAAAAAATTGATAAGAAAAGGCAATCGAGTTTGATTACATTTTTCAAGTCCAAAAATCCAAAGAAAGATGGTGAATCGAACCCAGAACGAGCCAGAGAACTGTCAGtgccggaggagaggagtgaggggcaaACTGTTCCTGATGGCGATGCCTTAATTAGCAGCGTTGCTAATCCCGGcagttcagcatcaccaccggcaCCTCCACTAGCTAATAGGCCTACTAGTGAGTCAGACTCAgcgggagagggagacatggagttgggggggaggggggcagtgcATCCACCGACGAAGTGCTCGGAGCAGGTGCAATTTGCAGTTCAAGAACAAGCAAACGTATAACCCCTGGCTTGTCATGCAGAATTAATAGTTGggctgtacaacatgcaaaaaggtaGGGATCTTGGGTCTAGAAATGACTGGAGGGATTAAACTAGcaaaagagtgggtggaatgtGCAGTAAATTAACATCCTCTGCCTCAgacgtaaaaaaacaaaacaacaaagagCCCTCAGAAAAAAGGTTTTTGAACATGCCCGAACCAAGGCACATTTGGTGGCAGCAAGCCTTGTAGACAAGGCTAAAGAGGACACCCAGGATATAGTTAAAactcaaaatgaaaaaaatagaCACTACAGCCAGTGTCTTCAGAACAGCCTTAGAATGAGGCTAAAcatcacagccacaggcccgctcatggctttGAGCAAGAAATGGACTCTCAGGAGTTAAACGGACTTGACATGGGGAGAGTCATTGTGGGAGGTTTTGAAAACTAAGGTAGGACATTTTATTTTCCTTTAAAAACTTGTTCGGTACTGTGAAGGTAATCTGAATATGTGCTTCATATTATCATgtaggcaggaggcctatatattatcatgtgtgttctgctgtagcctacaattatttattttatttgaagttatattccaatattgtgatatttgttctactgttacattgatgtcttgaaaattatATGACATTCtggtcttgtaagccccacagctgaGTATGTGCGCATTTGCATATGGCAGGTGTTCTGCAGTGTCGTCTAAAAATAttgctgtacattgatgtctaGAAAATTAGGCTATAAGAAATTTGGACTTGAGTAAGCTATACTCAAGTATGTGGGCATACTGCAGTGACATCTAAAATACTTTGAATTAATCAGcaccttggagagtgctgtccgtttcaccaccatagacagtaggctatttGGCTGTTTACTCTGTCTGCTGCGCTGCCACAttgtgtttgacacttttttctctcaatgtgttctggtacctcagagccccccccCCTCGAATTCACTATATGTTCCGGAACCCCCCGATTTACAAAAAAAGGCACTGCACCAATCCAATGTTTTAATGCATGGGGAGGAGTGTACACAGTTGCACACTTGAGGAGAAAGAACAGATTATTTGGACATTGGTTATTTGAACGTCGGGATTGCTTGTACCACACTATAatataacattttccatcacCCAAAAAGCCGACATGCACAAAAGAGTTACCTGTCATTGGTGTGCTCCCAGGATTCGTGAACAGGTTCTGACCACCCCTCATTATTGGCCAGTTTCCTTTCTTTGTCCATGTATGCCCCTCTCACAAGCTTCACACCCAGACAGAAGGACTCGCTGATGGACAGGCGGACATCCTCGAGCAGGAGGGACCGCGATTCctgaagggagagggagacagaggggggagaaacagagagagagtgagaaagggcaaaacagagcgaaagagagagagagagagagagagagagagagagagagagagagagagagagagagagagagagagagagagagagagagagagagagagagagagagagagagagagagagagagagagagagagagagagagagagagagagagagagagagagagagagagagaagagagagagagaaagagagagagagagagagagagagagagagagtgtgtgtgtgtgtgtgtgtgggggggttagaGGACAAATTAGCAGGTATTGTATTACCACACAAGCACACTGACATTTTACTACATTTAACACATGGGAGTCACCAGAAAACAAGGCCCTGTACATATACAGAgcatttagaaagtattcagaccccttgactctttccacattttgttacgttacagccttattctaagattgatctacacacaataccccataatgacaaagcaaaacaggttttaagattattattataatatttttgtgttgttgaattttttgcatccaattggtagttacagtcttgtcccatcgctgcaactcccatacggacacgggagaggcgaaggtcgagagtcgtgcgtcctcctAAACCCAACCAAACCCAACCGAGtgcccggaagccagccgcaccaatgtgccggaggaaacaccgtacagctggcgactgagtcagcgtgcactgcgcccggcctgccacaggagtcgctagtgcgccatgggacaagaacatccctgccggccaaaccctaccctggacggcgctgggccaattgtgcgccaccccatgggtctcctggacGCGGCCGGCAGCGagagagcctggactcgaactaggatctctagtggcacagctagcactgccttagaccactgcgccactcgggaggcccaagattattattatttttcaaccctgaaatatcacatttggatatgtattcagaccctttactcagtactttgttgaagcacctttggcagcgattacagcctcaagtcttcttgggtatgacactacaaacttggcacacctgtttttggggagtttctcaatttcttctctgcagatcctctcaagctctgtcaggttggatggggagcgtcactgcacagctattttcaggtctctctggctgggccactcaaggacattcagagatttgtccccaagccactcctgcattgtcatagctgtgtgcttagggttgctgtcctgttggaaggtgaaccttcaccccagtctgagctcctgagcactctggagtaggttttcatcaaggatctcgctgtactttgctccgttcatctttccctcgatcctgactcgtctcccagtccctttcacagaaaagatccccacagcatgatgctgccaccaccatgcttcaccgtagggatggtattggccaggtgatgagtggtgcctgatttcctccagacgtggcgcttggcattcaggccaaagcgttcaatcttggtttcatcagaccagagaatcttgtttctcatggtctgagagtcctttaggtgccttttggcaaactccgagcgggctgtcatgtgccttttactgaggagtggcttctgtctggccactctaccataaaggcctgattgctggagtgctgcagagatggttgtccttctggaaggttctccaatctccaaagaggaactctggagctctgtcagagtgaccatccggtccttggtcacctccctgaccaagggctttatcccccgattgctcagtttggccgggcgtccagcactaggaagagtcttggtggttccaaacttcttccatttaagaatgatggaggccactgtgttcttggggaccttcaatgctgcagaaatacattggtacccttccccagaccggtgccgtgacacaatcctgtctcggagctctacggacaattccttcaacctcatcgcttggtttttgttctgacatgcactgtcaactgtgggaccttacatagacaggtttgtgcctttccaaatcacgtccaatcaattgaaattaccacaggtggactccaattaagttgtagaaacatttcaaggatgatcaatggaaacaggatgcagctgagctcaattttgagtctcatagcaaagggtctgaacacttatgtaaataaggtatccgtttagtttttttttcctaaaaaactgttcactttgtcattatggggtattgtgcgtagattcaaatcttatttaatccattttagaataacgctgtaatgtaacaaaatgtggaaaaagggaaggggtctgaatactttacgaatgcactgtaagttctACAACTGATGTACAACACATTTGACAACGGTTGAGACAATGAATAGATATTTCTGATGAGTTTGTCTGCACACAAATGTTTACACAACCATTCATTGTGGAGAAACAaatagagtgggagggagagcgagagagagagagagagagagagagagatagagagagagagagagagcgagagagagaaagagagagagagagatagagagagaaacagacagagagacagagagacagcgagagagggaaGAACATGAATCAAAAAGGAGCTGAAAACTAGACTCACTGATCTACCTTAAGGTAACACTGGTAGGTGTTCCAGATCCAGACGCCATCTTGGTTGAACTTCTTCATCATGGCCATGGTGACGAGCGAGAGGGCGGGGTTCATGTATGTGTACTCTGCGTCAACCAGAACTCGCACTTTGTTGGCACTGGCCTGAGAATGAAACACATGCAGTAATGGctctttggtaacactttacctaTAGTGATTCTTATGTCTATAATGTGTAGGCCAGGGCtttctaaccctgttcctggagaggtaccgtcctgtaggttttcaatccaacccaagttgtaactaacctgattcagtttatcaaccagctaattattagaatcaggtgcgctagattagggttggagcgaaaacctacaggacagtagctctccaggaacagggttggagagccctgctgtagGCTATGACCATGTAATTACAAAGCAGTTAGTATGTTAGTACATGTGACTATAACGTTGTAACTACAGCTATTAATGAGTAgtcacatacaggtaactgccaaaataaaggaaacactaacataaagtgtcttaatagggtgttgggccaccacgagccagaacagcttcaatgcaccctgtcatagattctacaagtccctggaactctattggagggatgcgacaccatacttccatgagaaattctatcatttggtgttttgttgatggtggtggaaaacgctgtatCAAGCTTCGCTTCAgaataagtgttcaattgggttgagatctgataACTGAGATGGCCaaggcatatggtttacatcattttcatgctcatcaaaccattcagtgacctctggtgccctgtggatgggggaagcacctgctttcaatatactttgtattcctcatctactcaagtgtttccattattttggcagttacctgtaggtaGAAGGGCTATTTAAGGTAACGTTTTACCGACTCTTTTACATCTAACTTCATGACAGGAATATCATTGCATGTGGAAAACAATATGTATTACAGGACACATGGGGCATTGAAGTAAGAAAGTATAAAAGTATAAATAAACATATGTGATAATCATAGGACAATACCAGTGTAGGCTACTATATTTGCATAAGCAAATAACAGGTGCCAATATTTCAGAATTTATGAAAAtacagatttttttctctccatacCTCTCCCACTTTGTTGAGCCTCTGAAGGCCGCACAGGAAATGTGTGTTCTCGCTCTCCTGTAAACCGGGGAAGCTGATTGGCTGTGAGAGATGGGACCAGACAGTGGATCAGTCATCACTCTAGACTTATAAATAGAGAGGCATCTGAACATCTCACAAAATGGCTCACCCACCTCTCCGTCCATGGCTCTGACTAGGAGGTCTAGATCATACTGTTGTTCTGAGAGCACGGTGGTTAGCTTCACCTAAGTACAAAGGGAAATGTGTCAACAGAGATCTGGGCCAGCATTTATCAAGTGCCTCAGAGTCGGATTGCTGATTCAGGATCAGTTTTGCCTCTTAGATCATATTGAATTATATTAttatggacagggaggacctgatcctagattagTGTCCACATAACCGGCCCTTTATTGTAAGATATTGTTAATAAATAATAGAGTGCTAGTTATACACAAGAGCTAGactggtcccagacctgtttgtgctCTTACCAACTCAATTGTGGTCCTTGTCAAGGCAAACATTGTTcggcatgacaatgagtgacaagaagttggcatgatagcacaaacagaccgGCACTCAGGCTACACAGGAATGTAGTGTTTATTGCTTATATAATATATTTCATAAGGACAGGACAGCAGGGTTGGGGTATATTCCAAAAAAACTAAAAAGCATGAACTATGCTCCTCGCAGAGTAAAAGGGTTTTAGTCAAGTAAGTCATacacttacacacagctctggaCTGAGCAAGGCAGTGATCTTCAGCTGCATCATTGGATCTTTGCTCCAGGCATTTCTATGGGACATGCTGACACATTCCAACATGGACGCCAGGTTGTCGTCGTACCGTCGCTCCCTGTTGACAATTGATATTTGACCACATGCGTTCAGAATGAAAGTTATTCAATATACatttttgttaaaaaaaaaaaattcatgatatccaattggtagttacagtcttgtcccatcgctgcaactcccatatggactcgggagaggcgaaggtcgagagccatgcgtcctctgaaacacaaccctgccaagctgcactgcttcttgacacactgctcgcttaacccggaagccagccgcaccaatgtgtcagaggaaacgccATACAACTGGTGACCATGTCAGCGTGCaagtgcccggcccgccacaaggagtcgccacaaatcgctagagcgcgatttgacaaggacatcccagccagccaaaccctcccctaacccggatgatgctgggccaattgtgcaccgcctcatggttctcccggtcgcggccggctgtgacacagcccgggatcgaacccgggtctgtagtgacgcctcaagcactgcgatgcagtgccttagacagctgcgccactcgggaggcccttcaATATTTCTGAACGAAAACAAACATTGACAAAAGTTGGATCTTTATCATCAAT contains:
- the prodh2 gene encoding hydroxyproline dehydrogenase, with the translated sequence MMTSPLLRPSLHHFLSLRLLGTVTPRTLAAERLDALPVALTFEDPSAFRVKSFGELLRALGVFRLCSVPVLVNNCGKLMSVARTLLGKRGFALFLRPSVYAQFVAGESEGEITHSMEKMSSLGLRPMLAVPIEEDLGESTGERRYDDNLASMLECVSMSHRNAWSKDPMMQLKITALLSPELCVKLTTVLSEQQYDLDLLVRAMDGEPISFPGLQESENTHFLCGLQRLNKVGEASANKVRVLVDAEYTYMNPALSLVTMAMMKKFNQDGVWIWNTYQCYLKESRSLLLEDVRLSISESFCLGVKLVRGAYMDKERKLANNEGWSEPVHESWEHTNDSYNGSLDILLELISQDPERYRIIVATHNEESVRRAVQRMGELGIDKDGGSVCFGQLLGMCDHVSLTLAQQGYSVYKSVPYGSVDDTLPYLVRRAQENRTVLQGIRKERDLLRQELHRRLWQGLRQGS